GCTCCGACCGCGAAAAAAATACACCATTTACGATCTCCAGCAGCTCAAGGGCAAACGCTGCCTCACTCACATTCACGTGAAGTCACCCGAGGAAGCAGCCGCCGCGGAAGCCGCGGGCGTGGATTTGATGAGTTGCAGCTTTGATTCACCCGAAGCCCGGACGCGCCTGCCACGGCTCGTCGCCGCCGCGCCGGACAGCTTTCTCTCGGCCGCCACGCCGCACGGGCTGGCGTCGCCGGAGGAGGCGATCCGTGTCGGATTCCGCGCGCTCGAACTGGGGGCCAGCTCGGTGTATTGCTCTGCCAGTCCGTTCATCATCGAGGCGATGGCGCGCGAGCGGATTCCGGTGGTCGGACATCTCGGCATGGTCCCGCGTCATGTCACGTGGACCGGTTATCGCGCCATTGGCAGGACGGTCGAGGAG
This DNA window, taken from Candidatus Angelobacter sp., encodes the following:
- a CDS encoding 3-methyl-2-oxobutanoate hydroxymethyltransferase, with the translated sequence MLRPRKKYTIYDLQQLKGKRCLTHIHVKSPEEAAAAEAAGVDLMSCSFDSPEARTRLPRLVAAAPDSFLSAATPHGLASPEEAIRVGFRALELGASSVYCSASPFIIEAMARERIPVVGHLGMVPRHVTWTGYRAIGRTVEEAKQLHQRMKDLENAGAYAAELELVPHKLARFLCSQTRMILMSLGSGSGCDTQFLFSDDILGDYEERLPRHARAYRNFLEEHRRLQRERVAAFSEYIADVKEGRFPEQRHLVEMDEKLLREVIDSIGGPAN